One Verrucomicrobiota bacterium genomic window carries:
- a CDS encoding thrombospondin type 3 repeat-containing protein: EMTDLLQAPIAWYSNDWHQIGLTYSAAEDYTMLYIDGRAVAKGLGMGALAGIKNTEKYGVFVASDQTAHSIALGEYDLLTTFYTLRDEASYAFNWKLLSKAAMLGPITPAEDQARHQRLAALKTGGQIGGPHFAPRAMQKGPGNPGGGTNTGSGEFTFETVDYGTNVYLLSPVYEVTTNQSTNLFLTITNTDHFTLYTLYGTPNLSGWDTNQIWVFRGETNQTSIQLTNLTETVNFYRIVVYVDTDGDGMPDRWELEHGLNPFVNDASQDANGDGISNLQAYRLGLNPLVGHTNDVSGVINLQVFTPLK; the protein is encoded by the coding sequence GCGAGATGACCGACCTGCTCCAAGCTCCGATAGCCTGGTATAGCAATGACTGGCATCAAATCGGACTAACCTACTCCGCCGCAGAAGATTACACGATGCTCTATATAGATGGTCGTGCTGTAGCTAAAGGTCTTGGTATGGGGGCATTAGCAGGTATCAAGAATACTGAAAAGTACGGAGTCTTCGTCGCCAGTGACCAGACAGCACACAGCATAGCCCTGGGGGAGTACGACCTTCTGACCACCTTCTATACTCTACGCGATGAGGCGAGCTATGCGTTTAACTGGAAATTACTGTCAAAGGCTGCAATGTTAGGCCCGATTACACCAGCGGAAGATCAAGCGCGACACCAACGCCTGGCAGCACTCAAGACTGGCGGACAGATAGGTGGACCACATTTTGCGCCGAGAGCGATGCAGAAGGGGCCGGGAAATCCAGGGGGTGGCACGAATACCGGCAGCGGCGAATTCACGTTCGAGACCGTTGACTATGGTACCAATGTTTATCTGTTATCGCCAGTGTATGAGGTGACCACCAACCAATCCACCAACCTGTTCCTGACCATCACCAACACCGACCATTTCACGCTCTACACCCTTTATGGCACCCCTAACTTGAGCGGTTGGGATACGAATCAAATCTGGGTGTTCCGTGGCGAGACCAATCAGACCAGTATCCAACTCACTAACCTGACTGAAACTGTGAACTTTTACCGGATTGTCGTTTACGTGGACACGGATGGTGATGGTATGCCGGATAGATGGGAGTTGGAACACGGGCTAAATCCTTTCGTCAATGATGCGAGCCAAGACGCGAACGGGGACGGCATTTCCAACCTGCAAGCCTACCGCTTGGGGCTCAATCCGCTGGTGGGCCATACGAACGACGTATCCGGCGTGATCAATCTCCAAGTCTTCACTCCGCTGAAATAA
- a CDS encoding RHS repeat-associated core domain-containing protein, producing the protein MNQYSDYQHSADSQQPGRESQIPTPASKRASSCWYAMLIALLLLLGGTTHAATTNVTVKIWMGGWASSGYVEYPSFTASNVNCFLSLECTNENFNGGWGLAPYSGVGTSMTNTMTMEVGREYPFAITSTNWNTLGVVSVAIYAVVDNDCWFYPFVDNQYVAYYGWGSNGTAYVSVRRSPCPLKIEFSPECCLMADGESQKFAMISLTDGYVSIADYGPITWSLTGPTLGCSMDSTNGIITAGTTPGTITVRATTTNGCYIEAPLEVCPDPSSQFGSGGSGGAGGSSGGGCSSCKKNPAPGSVAPGFCSPRPPSANGYTPPSVTLTLQVGSGDEGNSQGVLQLTASSNPADLYQPQSMRYNYVRSELQVNNDSGNIVQVGAPEVVMGSSNWATGLKLSFYEPGLATLQTNGTYSFYGDPHTTVEIWDVDGSGPITNQVQVKEVRGGQTRQWLLERNATDGVWTISDGDGKRWETMNITYPTTNQMVAVREVRDNNNTHLVSSSTRVYEAVGDNWRRIREIAGTGSAARTNRFEYGANGMLRQAEYADGNWQIYEYDESFRITKTYSAYLNSPPTTNSADCRVRELSYFGDGYGDSSAVSPLSPRMVEEKILDQTVSRTFYSYQPGQTVEVRCPTSSATPGDDGGLTSFTTYYTSGWVTDRVAAQQRPDGTVTLYQYFTVPEARGSLTNYYTNVVMTGVLDATFTNIESGTKTITIADALGRQLSRDVYAVQYGQSDLLVDHTSYSEFDSFGRARKTTYLDGTYTYTAYTNGACCQSVVVTNREGTVTASTFDTLGNLTETAVQTPAGILHTLFEYEAGGQLLTRKRIGANSTLITEFTATYDTAGYQLSSQDALGQTTYVIQGGSPLVRTNTYPDSSTRIEYFARDGTLLRVEGTAVFGRAYTNGFEDGLFFTQETKLLANGQLSSEWTRTYTDIFGHTVKTAASGNRTTLTVFNALGQVSQTVNADGFATFYAYNPLGEQQDVGLDLNGDGQMNYSAGTDRITRTVRGYGTRDNYPVRQTQTYVWNDLNSGATSLVSTVYGTFDGRTNWWIRHGQTTRQETYVDRDQGTRTVITYPPAGEATTNRYRHGQLEWVGRGRLGEVSYGFDEFARPWLLTDARAGTRTNWFDNLNRVWKTATPAPAAGQASQVTTHEFNERGQVWKTTLPDGGVITNLVDARGLTRTNFGARTYPAGYGYDLDGRMSSLTTFGAAGAATALWNYDSESGYLTSKRYADSRGTDYTYSPGGQLTSRTWARGITTYYTNNLVGQITDIDYSGGASNVALTLDRQGKVKTVVQGDMMTTLTYNDAGQLLTESHCGGILNGVTVSNTFSSAQRREALGVAVGGGSVYAVNYGYDSALRLAGVTNGNLTAAYSYWPNSSLVSNLVFKSNDQVRLTTTKTFDALNRLTEISSVSSVSSVVKFNYTYNAANQRTRIDLAGSSYSDPTYWQINYDALGQVISGARKWSNAVAVAGQQFEYGFDTIGNRLTSKRNGRQSDYAVNLLNQITNRTVPGYVSLSGRANAQATVTVNSQRADRQGDYFHLELPVNNTSNAVWLTLTNLAVLNQGTNLDLLVGTTGHVYVARTPEVILHDLDGNLTNDGTWHFLWDAENRLIEAETTLAAENAGHPRQKLVFVYDWRSRRIGKTVYEWSSGAWALDYQRKYVYDGWNLLVELDDNNQVVHSYVWGKDLSGSEQGAGGVGGLLMFNTYSNSCLQTSSFYCHDGNGNVAALVNAADSSISAVYEYGPFGEVIRATGPMAFPNAFRFSTKYMDDETGLLYYGHRYYGTSTGRWVNRDPIDTSGGVNIYAFVLNAPVLIIDDNGNSPQIPPPSGPPPIPVPGGGENSTWVQANPQEPGGRQAWRPAPPVNNPSGGQPSASWDNEGHWDVDDGSGNRQRYDWRGNPIDPDQAHNRRKPPVPINSPKPRCGLIGGVIGILAASEVSANAGEDEALADRATWSSFTRFTGKTVENGACYCNYVRVLYKPCNCEYVSSQTIKAKVDCAKKCPNDPSGLSATISENW; encoded by the coding sequence ATGAACCAATACAGCGACTATCAGCACAGTGCGGACTCCCAGCAACCAGGGCGTGAAAGCCAGATTCCAACACCAGCAAGCAAGCGGGCGTCATCCTGTTGGTACGCGATGCTCATAGCCCTTCTCCTGCTGCTGGGCGGAACGACGCATGCCGCCACCACCAATGTCACGGTGAAGATCTGGATGGGTGGCTGGGCTTCCTCGGGTTATGTCGAATATCCATCATTTACAGCTTCCAACGTGAATTGTTTTCTAAGCCTGGAATGCACTAACGAGAATTTTAATGGAGGTTGGGGATTGGCTCCGTACTCCGGTGTCGGTACTTCCATGACCAACACGATGACGATGGAGGTGGGCCGGGAATATCCATTTGCAATTACCAGCACTAATTGGAATACGCTTGGGGTAGTCAGTGTGGCCATATACGCGGTGGTGGATAACGATTGCTGGTTTTATCCGTTCGTTGATAATCAGTATGTTGCATATTATGGCTGGGGCAGCAACGGCACAGCCTATGTCAGTGTCAGGCGGTCGCCCTGTCCCCTGAAAATTGAATTTTCCCCGGAATGCTGCCTGATGGCCGACGGGGAATCCCAAAAATTCGCGATGATCTCACTGACCGACGGCTATGTGAGTATTGCGGACTACGGGCCAATTACCTGGTCGCTGACCGGTCCCACCCTCGGTTGCTCCATGGATTCCACCAATGGCATCATCACCGCCGGCACCACGCCCGGCACCATTACGGTGCGTGCCACCACGACCAACGGCTGTTATATTGAAGCCCCGCTGGAGGTATGTCCGGACCCCAGCAGCCAATTTGGCTCGGGTGGCTCTGGCGGAGCCGGTGGTTCGAGCGGTGGCGGTTGTTCCTCCTGTAAAAAGAACCCTGCGCCCGGCAGTGTTGCGCCGGGGTTTTGTTCGCCGCGTCCGCCCTCGGCCAACGGTTATACTCCCCCGAGCGTCACCTTGACCTTGCAAGTTGGCAGCGGTGACGAAGGTAACAGCCAGGGCGTCCTGCAACTGACGGCCAGCAGCAACCCTGCCGATCTCTACCAGCCTCAGTCCATGCGGTATAATTATGTGCGGAGTGAACTGCAGGTGAACAATGATTCGGGCAATATCGTGCAAGTTGGCGCGCCGGAAGTCGTGATGGGTTCCAGCAACTGGGCCACGGGTTTGAAGTTGAGTTTTTACGAACCCGGCCTGGCCACGCTGCAAACCAATGGCACTTATAGCTTCTACGGCGATCCGCATACCACGGTGGAAATCTGGGATGTGGATGGCTCCGGCCCCATCACCAATCAGGTGCAGGTCAAGGAAGTCCGGGGCGGCCAAACCAGGCAATGGCTCTTGGAACGGAATGCCACCGATGGCGTCTGGACCATTTCCGATGGCGATGGCAAACGCTGGGAAACCATGAACATCACCTATCCCACCACCAACCAAATGGTGGCGGTTCGGGAAGTTCGGGATAATAATAATACCCACTTGGTATCTTCCAGTACTCGCGTCTATGAGGCCGTGGGTGATAACTGGAGGCGTATCCGTGAAATTGCGGGAACCGGTTCCGCTGCGCGCACCAACCGGTTTGAATATGGTGCCAACGGGATGTTGCGCCAAGCCGAATATGCCGATGGCAACTGGCAAATCTACGAATACGATGAGTCCTTTCGCATTACCAAGACCTATTCCGCTTACCTCAACTCACCGCCAACCACCAACAGCGCCGATTGCCGGGTGCGTGAACTGAGCTATTTCGGGGATGGTTATGGGGACAGCAGCGCCGTCAGTCCCCTCTCGCCGCGCATGGTGGAAGAGAAAATTTTGGATCAAACCGTCTCGCGCACCTTTTACTCCTATCAGCCTGGTCAAACCGTTGAAGTCCGTTGTCCCACCAGTTCCGCAACGCCGGGTGATGATGGGGGGCTAACCAGTTTCACCACCTATTACACCAGCGGTTGGGTGACGGATCGGGTGGCTGCGCAACAGCGACCGGATGGCACCGTAACCCTTTACCAATACTTTACCGTTCCCGAGGCCCGTGGTTCCCTCACCAATTATTACACCAACGTAGTGATGACCGGCGTGCTTGATGCTACCTTTACCAATATCGAGTCTGGCACCAAAACCATCACCATTGCCGATGCCTTGGGCCGTCAACTCTCCCGCGACGTGTACGCCGTGCAGTATGGCCAGAGCGACCTTTTGGTGGACCACACCAGCTACAGTGAGTTTGATAGCTTTGGCCGCGCCCGCAAAACTACCTACCTTGATGGCACCTACACCTATACCGCCTATACCAACGGTGCTTGCTGCCAAAGTGTGGTGGTCACTAATCGCGAAGGCACCGTCACCGCCAGCACCTTTGATACGCTCGGGAACCTCACCGAAACTGCCGTGCAAACCCCGGCGGGCATCCTTCACACCCTGTTTGAATATGAGGCGGGTGGCCAACTGCTGACCCGCAAACGCATCGGTGCCAACAGTACCTTGATCACCGAGTTCACCGCGACCTATGACACTGCCGGGTACCAACTCTCCAGCCAGGATGCCTTGGGGCAGACAACCTATGTGATTCAGGGCGGTTCTCCACTGGTCCGCACCAATACCTATCCCGATAGCAGCACCCGGATCGAATATTTTGCCCGTGATGGCACCTTGTTGCGTGTTGAAGGAACGGCTGTCTTTGGCCGGGCCTACACCAACGGGTTCGAGGATGGCCTGTTCTTTACCCAGGAAACCAAACTGCTCGCCAATGGCCAGCTTTCCTCCGAATGGACCCGTACCTATACCGATATCTTTGGGCACACTGTCAAGACCGCGGCTTCTGGCAACCGCACCACCCTGACGGTGTTCAATGCGCTGGGCCAAGTGTCCCAAACTGTGAATGCCGACGGGTTTGCTACGTTTTATGCGTATAATCCCCTCGGCGAACAACAGGATGTGGGGCTCGACCTCAACGGCGATGGTCAGATGAATTACAGTGCCGGGACCGACCGCATTACCCGTACCGTGCGCGGCTACGGCACGCGGGATAATTATCCAGTGCGTCAAACTCAGACCTATGTCTGGAACGACCTGAACTCCGGTGCCACTTCCCTGGTCAGCACCGTCTATGGCACCTTCGATGGCCGCACCAACTGGTGGATTCGACACGGCCAGACTACTCGACAAGAAACCTATGTGGACCGCGATCAGGGCACTCGCACCGTCATCACCTATCCGCCCGCTGGAGAAGCCACCACCAACCGCTATCGCCACGGCCAACTCGAATGGGTTGGACGCGGACGTTTGGGCGAGGTGTCTTATGGCTTTGATGAATTTGCCCGGCCTTGGTTGCTCACCGATGCCCGCGCAGGCACCCGCACCAATTGGTTTGATAACCTTAACCGAGTTTGGAAAACCGCCACCCCTGCGCCTGCTGCCGGCCAAGCCAGTCAGGTCACCACCCACGAGTTTAACGAACGTGGCCAGGTCTGGAAAACCACGCTGCCCGATGGCGGGGTAATCACCAACCTCGTGGATGCTCGTGGACTGACACGCACTAACTTTGGCGCACGCACTTACCCTGCCGGCTACGGCTACGATCTCGATGGACGCATGAGCAGCCTCACCACCTTTGGCGCAGCGGGTGCAGCTACCGCCCTCTGGAATTACGATAGCGAAAGCGGTTACCTCACCAGCAAACGCTATGCCGATAGCCGTGGCACTGACTACACCTATTCGCCGGGTGGCCAACTCACTTCCCGCACTTGGGCGCGGGGTATCACCACCTATTACACCAACAACCTCGTCGGGCAAATCACTGACATTGACTATAGCGGCGGGGCTTCCAATGTGGCATTGACGCTGGACCGCCAAGGGAAAGTGAAAACCGTAGTACAAGGTGACATGATGACCACGCTCACCTATAACGATGCCGGTCAACTCTTGACGGAAAGCCATTGTGGCGGGATATTGAATGGCGTGACGGTGAGCAATACGTTCAGTTCAGCACAACGACGCGAAGCGCTTGGTGTAGCAGTTGGTGGTGGCAGCGTCTATGCGGTGAATTACGGGTATGATTCGGCCTTGCGGTTGGCCGGGGTCACCAACGGTAATCTCACTGCTGCGTATAGTTACTGGCCCAACTCTTCGCTGGTCAGCAACCTTGTTTTCAAGTCCAACGATCAAGTTCGTTTGACCACCACCAAGACCTTCGACGCGCTAAACCGCCTGACGGAAATTTCATCCGTGTCCTCGGTGTCATCTGTGGTTAAATTCAATTACACGTATAATGCCGCCAACCAACGCACCCGGATTGATCTGGCGGGTTCCAGTTACAGCGATCCCACCTACTGGCAGATCAATTACGATGCGTTGGGGCAAGTCATAAGCGGAGCACGTAAATGGTCCAATGCGGTGGCGGTGGCGGGCCAACAGTTTGAATATGGGTTTGATACCATCGGAAACCGGCTCACCTCCAAACGTAACGGACGCCAGTCGGATTATGCGGTTAATCTGTTGAATCAAATCACCAACCGGACCGTGCCGGGTTATGTCAGCCTGTCTGGTCGAGCCAATGCACAAGCCACCGTGACGGTAAACTCGCAACGTGCTGATCGTCAGGGAGACTACTTCCACCTGGAATTGCCGGTGAATAACACCAGCAATGCGGTCTGGTTGACTTTGACCAATCTGGCTGTGCTGAATCAGGGAACGAACTTGGATTTATTGGTTGGCACTACTGGCCATGTATATGTCGCCAGGACGCCAGAAGTTATTTTGCATGACCTTGATGGCAACCTTACCAACGATGGCACCTGGCATTTCTTGTGGGATGCCGAAAACCGATTGATTGAGGCTGAGACGACACTGGCTGCCGAGAATGCCGGTCATCCAAGGCAGAAACTTGTGTTTGTGTATGATTGGCGCAGCCGACGGATTGGCAAGACGGTGTATGAGTGGAGCAGCGGGGCCTGGGCTCTGGATTATCAGCGCAAGTATGTGTATGACGGGTGGAATTTGCTGGTGGAACTGGATGACAATAATCAGGTTGTTCACAGTTATGTTTGGGGGAAGGATTTGAGCGGTAGTGAACAGGGTGCGGGTGGTGTGGGTGGCTTGCTGATGTTCAATACGTATTCTAACTCCTGCCTCCAAACTTCCAGCTTCTATTGCCATGATGGCAACGGGAACGTGGCAGCCCTGGTCAATGCGGCTGACAGTTCCATATCGGCGGTGTATGAGTATGGTCCGTTTGGTGAGGTGATTCGCGCTACTGGTCCCATGGCTTTCCCGAACGCATTCCGGTTTTCAACTAAGTACATGGATGATGAGACCGGGTTACTTTATTATGGGCACAGGTATTACGGAACGAGCACCGGGAGATGGGTAAACAGGGATCCAATTGATACAAGTGGTGGAGTGAATATTTATGCCTTTGTGTTGAATGCACCTGTTTTAATAATAGATGATAATGGCAACTCACCTCAAATACCACCGCCTTCTGGCCCTCCACCCATACCAGTTCCTGGCGGTGGTGAGAATTCTACATGGGTTCAAGCTAATCCACAAGAGCCTGGAGGACGCCAAGCATGGAGGCCTGCCCCCCCAGTGAATAATCCAAGCGGAGGCCAGCCTAGTGCAAGTTGGGACAACGAAGGGCATTGGGACGTTGACGATGGCAGCGGTAATCGCCAAAGATATGACTGGCGTGGAAATCCTATTGATCCTGACCAGGCTCACAACCGCCGAAAACCCCCTGTTCCGATAAATAGTCCCAAGCCGCGATGTGGGCTCATCGGCGGCGTAATTGGAATTTTGGCAGCATCTGAGGTCAGCGCTAATGCAGGTGAAGACGAGGCTCTCGCAGATAGAGCTACATGGAGCAGTTTTACTAGATTTACCGGAAAAACTGTAGAGAATGGTGCCTGCTATTGCAATTACGTTAGAGTGCTATACAAGCCATGCAATTGCGAATACGTTTCTAGCCAAACAATAAAAGCCAAGGTTGATTGTGCCAAAAAATGTCCAAATGATCCAAGCGGCTTGTCAGCGACCATTTCAGAGAACTGGTAG